The Christiangramia flava JLT2011 genome has a segment encoding these proteins:
- a CDS encoding porin family protein: protein MKRVLLLIFLLIFAYKTNAQSFPGDVTISPQAGVSLSTYFTSKSGFDPRIASTGGIIIEYYFTRVWSLRSGFIYDQMGVRDNLGYTQKLDYVTVPINANWHFGNRNNFYLNFGPAVSLLLDGRAENDQGDIIVLTDDTGAKFQEYDLGVTLGIGYKFYIDRKTQLFLDYQGFGSIWNIVENLPYDVRNSRNAFNIGVVFTMDPMKGFRRR, encoded by the coding sequence ATGAAAAGAGTCCTGTTACTCATTTTCTTATTGATTTTCGCTTACAAGACTAATGCTCAGTCATTTCCAGGTGATGTTACCATCTCTCCCCAGGCAGGTGTAAGCCTTTCCACTTATTTCACTTCAAAATCTGGTTTCGATCCCAGGATTGCCAGCACTGGAGGAATCATTATCGAATATTATTTTACCCGGGTCTGGAGCCTGCGTAGCGGTTTTATTTATGACCAGATGGGGGTGCGTGATAACCTTGGATATACTCAAAAACTGGACTATGTAACAGTTCCTATCAACGCCAACTGGCATTTTGGGAATCGCAATAATTTCTATCTCAACTTTGGGCCGGCAGTTTCTTTGCTGCTGGATGGTAGAGCTGAAAATGACCAGGGAGACATCATTGTTCTCACAGATGATACCGGTGCCAAATTTCAGGAATATGATCTTGGGGTTACTCTTGGTATTGGCTATAAATTTTATATTGATCGTAAAACCCAACTTTTCTTAGATTACCAGGGCTTCGGAAGCATTTGGAATATTGTTGAAAACCTGCCTTACGATGTACGCAATTCCCGTAATGCCTTCAATATTGGGGTTGTTTTTACTATGGATCCTATGAAAGGTTTCCGCCGCCGTTAA